One Mycobacterium paraseoulense genomic window, CAGCGCTGTATCGGTGAGCTCGATGCACAGCGGAACGTCGCCGACCGGCATGCCGAGCAGATACTTGAAGAACACGATCCCAGGTTGCTGCCAGGCGACCACCGCCAAATCGCCGCGGCCGTCTTCGATGAACCCATCGATCAATGCATCGGTTTCGGCGCGGATCTGCGGTTGCAGCTGCTTCATGCGGCCTGGGGAGAAGTACGGGTTGAGCACTTTACGGAGCGCCTGCTGGCGCGGTGGGTCCAAGAGGATGACGACGTCACCCGATAGCTGCATAGCGTCGCCGGGCGGCGGCGTGCTCGAAAAAGTGTCCCAGTCCCTGAGGATTTCGTAGCACTCGTCGTAAGTCATCGCCAACCAGGCACCGTCTTCCCGCGTGCTCAGAAACGGGAAGTCGGTATGCGCGATTGCCGCCTTGTCGCGCATGTGCGAATACAGCTCGTACAAGAAGTCCGGATCCTTGAAATCCTCGTGGCGAAGATCGAAGTTCTCGGCATGGTCCTCGAGCGACTTGGGCACTGGGGCGTAATCCTTCTCTTCGTGCGACCACGACGTCGGTGTCGCGGCTTCGCTACGCGGTCCTCCTGCAGCGGTCGGCCTCGGGCCGACTCGTACGTCCGAAAGCCGTGTTTTCGCACGATAGATGCCCAAAAACCGGTCGTCAAGTGTCACTCGATAATCGCGCGCAGCACTATCGAGTGTTACTTGACAAGTTCGATTCACACTCATAGTGTCCGAAGAGGTTGGGAGTCGTCGGCGATCAAGCGCGCTCCGCCCGACGAACCGACGCGCAGCCGCCGGACGATCACACAACGGCCCCAGGGAGTATCCGTGGAACAAGATCTGCAGTGGCTCATCTCCGTCGATGACCACATCATCGAGCCGCCGAACGTCTGGGTCGATCGCGCATCCGCCGCTGACCGCGATCGCGTGCCGCACGTCGAACGCATCAACGGTGTCGACACATGGGTCTACGAGAGGCATCGCGCCACAGTCATGGGCATCTTGGTGGCCGCCCATCAGCAGCCCGACGATTACTCCCCGCTGTCGGTCAACTACGACGATCTGCCGAAGGTCTACTTCGACCCGAAGGCCCGAATCCCAGACATGGACGAGGATCACGTCATCGCCGGATTGAACTTCCCGTTCTTTCCGCGCTTCTGCGGACAGGTATTTTCGCAAGTTCAGGACAGGGAACTCGGGTTGAAATGCCTCAAGGCATACAACGACTACATCATCGACGAGTGGTGTGGGGCGGCGCCGGGCCGCTACATTCCGATGATCATCGTTCCGCTGTGGGACACCGCACTCGCGGTCGCCGAAGTGCACCGGTGCGCAGACAAGGGTGCGAAGGCGATCGCATTTTCCGAGAACGTGCACGCGCTCGGCTTCCCGTCGATCCACTCGGGGGAGTGGGACGGATTCTTCGCGGCAGCGAACGAAACGAAGATGCCGCTCTGCACGCACATCGGGTCGTCGTCCGTCAGCCCGAACACGTCGCCCGATGCGCCGTTCGGCGTGCAGTCGGTGAACATCGGTCTCAACCTGGCCCACTCCACAACGGACTGGCTGTTCTCGGGCAAGCTGCAGAAGTTCCCCGACCTCAAGATCGTTCTGGCCGAGGGTGGCATCGGGTGGATCCCTTACCTGCTCGAGCGGGCGGAGCACGTCGCCTCCGAATATCGCTACCTACGAGCCAACAACTGGACGGTCGACCCGGCGACCATGCGGATGAGCGCAATCGCCGCGGACCCGGCCGTCTTCCCGGAGTCGCCTCGACAGTTGTTCCGCGATCACATCTACGGCTGTTTCATCGAGGACGAATTCGGCGCTGCCAACCTCGATTACATCGGCGTCGAGAACGTGATGATCGAAACCGACTACCCGCACACCGACAGCCTCTGGCCCCGTTCACTGGAAGCCGCGCTCAAGAGCCTCGAGGGCAGGTCGGACGGGGACAAGTACAAAGTGCTGCAAGGCAATGCCCGGCGCGTCTTCAACTTCGAACCCGCTCCGTACCCGGTCGCGAAGTAGCGGCGTGGCGATCCGCCAGTACGAGAACTTCATCGACGGTCGATGGACGAGTGACAACGCCGGCGCGCTGATAGACGTGGTCGACCCGGCCACCGAAGAACTGGTCGGCCGCGTTCTCGACGGCGGTGCAAAGCAAGCCGTCATGGCCATCGAAGCGGCGCGCCGGGCATTCGACGAAGGTCCTTGGCCGTGGATGTCGGTGCGCGACCGCGCGAGAATCCTGAAGCGCTTCAGCGAGATCATGGAGTCACGGCACGACGAGCTTCGCGAGCTCATCGTTTCCGAGATCGGCTCGGTGGGCTTCCTCACCGACTTTCTGCAGGTGGGCGGGGCGATCGAAGCATCCCACTATTACAGCGATTTCGTCGAGCACGACGTCACCTGGGTGGAGACTCCGGGAGGGCCGACGGTGTCACCGACCGGGCTCGGCGGCACCGTCGTCGTTCGGGAGCCCGTCGGGGTGGTCGGCGTGATCACACCGTTCAACTTCCCCTTCTCGATCAACCTGCAAAAGTGCCTGCCCGCGCTGGCGGTCGGTTGCACGGTCGTCTTGAAACCACATCCGTGGACGCCGATGAATGCGCTGGAACTGGCCAGGATCGGCGAGGAGGCCGGCATACCGGCGGGTGTCTTCAACGTCGTGGTTGGCGGCGGCGATGTGGGGGAGGAGCTGTCAACGAATCCCCTGGTGGACATGATCGCTTTCACCGGGTCGACGGAGACCGGAAAGCGCATCCGGGAGGTTTCGGCGCGCACGATGAAGCGGGCTCAGCTGGAACTGGGCGGGAAGAGTGCTCACATCGTTCTCGACGACGTGACCGAATCCGACGTCGCCGGTATCGGTTTCGGTCAAGTGCTGATGCATTCGGGACAGGCATGCGTCGCCGCGTCGCGCCTGTTGCTGCCTGAGCACTTGCTCGATTCCTACATCGACGGCGTGAAGGCCATGGCGCCGAACCTCACCATCGGTGACCCCCGCGACCCGGCCACGGTGGTTGGTCCGCTGATCCGTGAACAGCAGCGGCGGCGGGTCGAGGGCTACGTGCAATCGGCGCTCGACGAGGGAGCCACGCTGGTGGTCGGAGGCAAACGGCCCGAACATCTGAGCAGAGGCTTCTTCTACGAGCCGACGGCGTTCGTTAACTGTCACAACAAAATGCGGATCTGCCGGGAAGAAGTGTTCGGCCCAGTTCTGACAGTGCAGACTTACCAGAGTCAAGACGAGGCGATCCGGATCGCCAACGACTCCGACTACGGACTCGCAGGGCTCGTCATGACACACAACGCCGCACGCGGGTTCAACGTGGCGCGCCAAATCCGCACCGGCACGATCATCGTCCAGTGCTGCGGCGGTGGCCCGGCAGATCCCGGTCTTAATCCGGGCAACGGCGAGGGCCCGGGCTGGTCGGTGCCCGCGCGTGGAATGTTCAACGGCGGAGGCCCTTTCGGTGGTTTCAAGCACAGCGGTCTGGGGCGCGAGCAGGGCCGCTGGGGCTTCGAGGAGTTCACCGAGATCAAGTCGATCTCGTGGATGTGAGGCTCCAGTGCACGCGGGCATCGGAATTCTGAAAGGTTGATTGCCGATGCTTCACGATGTTCGCGTGCTCGAGCTGTCCCTCTTCTCCCCCGACGCCCTCGGCGGACACCTCGCCGACCTGGGCGCCGAGGTGATCAAGATCGAACAACCCGGGGGCGGCGGGTTCCGCGGCGGACTCTTTCCGCCCGACAACGTGCAAAACCTCCAATGGAATCGCGGAAAGAAAAGCGTCACGCTCGATTTGAAATCGGAGAAGGGGGTCGCGATCTTCCGGCGCCTCGCCGCCGACGCCACGGTGGTGATCGACGGCTTGCGGGCGGGCGCCGCCGAGCGACTCGGCCTCGGCTATGACGACGTCGTCGAACTCAACCCGACCGTCGTCTACTGCAGCCTCAACGGGATGGGTAGCTACGGCCCGTACGCGAAGCTTCCGACACATGGGTTGTCGTTCGACTGCTTCGCCGGACTGAACCCGCCGCTGATCGAGGCCGACGGCACACCGCGCCTGTCGGCCGGTGCCACGGGCACGACGGGTGTGTTGGCCGGTCCGCTCTACGCCGCGATGGCGGTTCTCGCTGCACTGCACAGCGCGCGCCGTGACGGGCGAGCGCAATACGTCGAAGTCTCCCAAGTCGACGCCGCGATCGCGTGGAACTTTCAGAAGCTGACTGCCCACGCGAACGGCCTGTTCGGCTACTCAGACGGTGTGCACGCGTCGCTGCGGTACCAGTACTACGAAACCGGCGACGGGAACTACGTGGTGTTCAACGCGTTGGAAGACAAGTTCTGGCGCAGATTCTGCGAAGCCGTGGACCGAATCGATCTCTACGAGCGTGGCCGCGCGCGTCTGGGTGACGATCCGCACGCCGACGAACACCTGCGCAGTGAGCTCACCGCGATCTTCAAGAGCCGCAGTCGTCGTGAGTGGACTGAGTTCTTCATAGCGACCGATATCGCCGGTGCTCCGGCCTTCGAAAGCAGCGACCTGCTTGACGACGAACACGTCAAAGCACGTGGCATGGCCTACGAGCCGTCCGCCGCGAACCGGCCGCGTTTGCGGCTGATCGCAACGCCGATCAAGACCAAGCCCGACCGTCCGTTCGCCGCGGAGCTTCCGCCGGCCGTCGGGGCGCACACCGACGAGGTGCTCACGACGCTGGCCGGCTGCGACGAGACGGAACTCGCTGCGCTGCACCGCGACGGAGTGATCTGAATGAACATTCTCCAAGGGGCGCGGATCGTCGAGATCGCCGACGAGATTGCCGGACCGTACTGCGGCAAGCTGTTCGCAGACGCTGGCGCCGAAGTGATCAAGGTCGAGTCGCCACGCGGCGATCGGCTTCGTCGCAGGGGGACGGGGCGGCGCGCGGACGACGATGGGGCTCTGTTCACATTTCTGAACGCCGGAAAGCGCTCGGCCGTGGGGGTTTACGGCGAACCGCACGTCGATGGCTTGATCGCCGGAGCCGACATCGTGATCGATGCGGGAGCCTGCGGCCGAATCGACCACGACGAATTACTGCGTCGATTGCCACATCTGGTGATCGCTGTGATGTCACCGTTCGGCCTGACCGGCCCGTCTCGCGACAAGCCGGCAACAGAGTTCACCCTGCAGGCCGAAAGCGGAACAATGGGTCTGCGGGCCCGGCCGGACCAACCACCCCTGCAAGCCGGTGGCCGCGTCTTCGAATGGGTCCTCGGAAGCTATGCGGCGGTCGGTGCGCTGGCTGCATACCTTAGTGCCCGTGCCGGAGGCGGTGGCGAGATCATCGATTGTTCGCTGATGGAAGCATGCCACCTCAGCGCCAGCGGCTTCATCGACTTGTACTACGCGCTCGCCGGCAGTCCACCGATTTCGGCTCCACCGCGAATGACTGAACTGCCCTCGATCGAGCCGACCGCCGACGGCTGGGTTGGGTTCAATACCAACACCCGTCAGCAATTCGAGTCCTTCCTGCTCATGATCGAGCGCGACGATCTGCTTGAGCAGGATGCGGCCTGGGCCTTGGCTCCGACTCGATTCGAGCGAATGGAGGAATGGAACAAGATCGTGCGTGACTGGACCACCCGGCACACCACGGAAGAGGTCGTCGAACTCGCCTCGGCACTTCGGATTCCGGTCGCGCAGGTCAACAACGGCCGGACCGTCCTGCAGCACCCACACTTCAAGGCGCGCGGCGCCTGGCGCGTCAGCGCTGACGGCTCATTCACCCATCCGCTACCGCCCTACCGAATAAACGGGACGAGGCCCGGCAGCAGCCCCAAGCCGGGACCGCGACTCGGCGAGCTCGGCGCTTCTGAATGTCCCTGGAGTTCAAGGAAATCGGAGGTTACCCAGTCGCCTGTGAACCTCCCCTTGGCGGGCATCCGCATCATCGATGCGACCGCTTGGTGGGCTGGGCCCTCGTCCACCCACATCCTCGCCGCATTGGGCGCCGACGTGATTCACCTCGAGTCGATTCAGCATCCGGACGGCGCGAGGATGACGGCCGCAGCATTCATCGACCGGCCCGACTGGTGGGAGCGCTCGGCCATGTTCTTGGCCACCAACACCAACAAGAAGGGTTTGACGCTCGACCTTTCATCTGCAAAAGGCCGAGAGCTGTTCTTCCGGCTTGTCGAGCAAGTCGATCTGGTGGTGGAGAATTTCTCACCGCGCGTCTTCGAGAATTTCGGTATCACCTGGGAAGCACTGAGCGCTGTCAACCCGCGGCTGATCATGACCCGGATGCCCGCCTTCGGTCTGGACGGACCGTGGCGGAACAACGTCGGTTTCGCGCAGACCATGGAACAAATGACCGGCATGGCCTGGGTGACCGGCCACGAATACGACCAACCCCGGATCCCGCGTGGCCCTTGTGACCCGTTGGCGGGTATGCATTCCGCTTTTGCGATGCTGGTCGGCCTGCGCCGGCGCGAGCAGACCGGACGCGGCTCACTCGTCGAAGTCTCCATGGTGGAGGCGGCACTGAATGCTGCCGCTGAGCAAGCGATTGAGTACACCGCTTACGGCACCATACTGTCGCGGTTGGGCAACCGGAGTAGGGACGCGGCGCCGCAGGGGCTGTACCCGTGCCGCGGCGACGAACAGTGGTTGGCTGTTTCCGTCGCATCCGACGCGCAATGGGCGGCGTTGAAAACCGTGCTCGGTCGGCCAGGCTGGTCGGATGATCCCGCGCTCGATACACACGAAGGGCGTTGGCGTGCACATGATCTGATCGATAAGCAGCTGGAGCAGTGGGCAGCCGGCCAAGACTGCACCGAGGTGGCGGCGACGCTGTCGGCTTCCGGAGTTCCCGCCTCACCGCTTTACGACGCGCGGCTCAGCCCTCAACACCCGCAGATGATCGCGCGTGGCTACTTCGAACACGTGGATCACTCGATCGTCGGTCAGCACCAGGTGCCGACCATTCCATTCCGGTTCCGAAGCGTCGATCGGTGGTGTCGGACGCCAGCGCCCACCGTCGGAGAGCACAACGAGAGCATCTTGAAGGAACTGCTCGGGTTGGACGAAACCGCGATCGAGGAGCTTACCGCTGAATCTGTGATCGGCACCCGACTCCGGGGCATCGGTTAGCAGGGGAGAGAAAACGATGCGCGTACGGATAGACCTCGATGCCTGCCAGGGTCACAGTCGCTGTGCCTTGACGTACCCGGAGATTTTCGACGTCGACGACGACGCCAAGGCATTCGTCCATGTCGAGAACATCCCGCCGGAATGGGAAGACAAAGCGCTGATGGCGATCGCGAACTGCCCCGAGCGCGCCATCAGCATGGACGAATGACGACGCCCACCAGCACCCCGAAACGGGTTCGATTTCCGGCAGCTCCACCGAGAAATTGCTGGTCAGGGCCACAGGCTCTGGCCAGTTTTCTTGTCGCCGGGATGTGCTGGCTATCTTCGTGCTGAGGCCGACGGCCGTTCCGCTACTGAAAGTGGAGCGACGGCCGTGCAGCTAACGTCATCTAGGGTCTCTGTCATTGCGACGCAGGGGCTCGGCACCAAGGAGTGCTCATGATCTATCGCCTTGCCATCGGGGTGCTGGCCGCTTTGGCGGTGGCGATCATCGTCCCTGCCGAGGGCCATCCCGATCCGCCGACCAAGTGTTTGACCAACACCCCCAAAGGCAAGCAGGTCTATGTGCCCTGCGATCTGCTCAACGCCGGCGCCAATTTCCCGCCGGGGCAGCGTTGTCCTCCACCGCTCGAGCAGTACCCGAAAGACGTGGCGGACTGGTGTGGCGAAGGCCCAGGCCTTGCGACTCCCACGCCGGCGAGTCCGACGACCCCGACGAGTCCTACGACCCCGACGAGTCCGACGACCCCGACAAGTCCCGCGAGCCCGACGAGTCCTGTGAAGACGACGACTCCCACGACTCCCGCGAGCCCGACGACTCCCACGAGCCCGACGACTCCCACGAGCCCGACGACTCCGACGAGTCCTGCGAACCCGACGAGTCCGACGAGTCCGACGAGCCCGGACAGCGGATCGTGAGCATTGACGCGGTCAAGACCGGAAGGCGACAGGCTTCGGGGCTGCTAGTCCCGGCCGGCTTGTCGCATCGGCCCAGACCATTTGTCGACGATTGCGAAGTCTTCAGAACGGGATCGGTTGGTTGTAGATAGTCCCGGTCTGGTTCTGGACGGGGTCGGTGCAGGTGATGGTGACGTTCCAGAGCGTGCCCGTCGGGAGCTCGGGCGCGAAGTTCAACTGTTGCTGGCCGCCTTGGTTCAGCTGAAATGTCTGGTTGAGCGGGGCCATCGGCGTGCCGACGCCCTGGAGGACGTCCATGGTCCCAAAGGTCGGGGTGGCGTTGAAAACGCAGGAGCCGTACGTGCCAGGGCTCCCGTTGCCGCTGGTGTCTGTGACAGTGACCTGCAGACTCGGAAGGTTGTTCAGCGTTGCCGGTTGGAAGTGGACACCGGCGGTGTCGGCCCGGGCAGTTCCCGCACCGAAGCACAAGACGGCGGACACGGCCACGCTCAACGCCGAGAGGACCTGGTTTTTCGTCGGGCTGCAGGGGTTCACGTGGTGCGTCCTTTCGTGGTCGCGGTGCCCCCCGCAGTTGTCGCCCACAGAGTAATCACGGGCGACGACCTTGCCCGCGCACGCCACGCCGCACGAGCGAGAGCTTTTCCCGCATGGTGCGGCCGTCATGGCACCGGCCATTCGTGGGCTGGGGCACCGCTGCGCGCGTGCTCCGCATACCGCCGGGTCATCTCACGCAGCGCAACGATGCGTTGCAGCCCGTGCTCCTCGAGGTAGCGCACCGTCCGGGTCTGCCAGACAGCGCCGGTGCGGCCGCATCGAGCACGCGCTTCGATAACTCCCAGGTACCGGTCACGGTCGCTTGCGTCCACACCCCAAGCGTCGAGCCCCGCTGCCGCGGCCGGCAGCAGGACGTCACGGATGAGCTGATCGGCGGGGCGGTCGTCGCCGTGCCAGGACAGCCGCGCCGCCAGCCCGTCTCGTGCCGCGCGGTGCAGGTTCTGCTCGGCCGCCGCGATGGACATCTGAGTCCACGGGGGTGGGTCGCTGTCGACCAGCGCGCGGACCAGGCCGTAGTAGAACGCGGCGTTGGCGACCATGTCGACGGGAGTTGGCCCGCTGGGCAATACCCGGTTTTCAATGCGCAGCTGCGGGCGCCCCGCCTGGACGTCATAGACGGGACGGTTCCAGCGCCACACCGTTCCGTTGTGTAGCCGCAGCTCACGCAGGGCCGGCGCGCGTCCGGCCCCCAGGGCGGCGCCGGGATCCTCGGCTTCCAGCGTCGGAAACAGCGGCCGATACAGCCGCACGAGGTCGTCGAAGAGCTCGACGGGCCCGCTGACCCACCGGTCACCGAGCCGGACCCGCGCCGGTGCAGCGGCGCGGACCTCCCCGCGGCGGCGGGTGTCGAGCAGCTGCTCCAACAGCGTGATGCGGGTTTCTTGCCATACCTGGCGGGCCAGCAGGTACGGCGAATTCGCGGCCACCGCGACCTGAGCCCCTGCGATCATCTGCGCGGCGTTGTAGTACGCGGCGAACCGGTCTGGTGGCACCCGCAGGTGCAGCTGCAGGCTCGTCGTGGCCGCTTCGGGAGCAACCGAGTCGGTTTTGAACTCCACCGGCTCACGTCCATCGATGACGCGCACCAGGAACGGCCTGTGGCGGGCGGCCCTCATGCGGCCGGACAGCAGCGCGTAGCGCGGGTTGTGGGAGATCCGCTCGACGGTCAACTCATCGGCGCTCAGGGTGGGCAGCATGCCGACGGCGACCAGTCGCACACCGAGCCGCTCGATCCGTGCCCGGCACGCATCGAGCACTTCGGCGAGCTCGCGCTCGCTGTCACGCAGCACCTGCCCGTGCAGCAGCCGTGGAGCGAGGTTCAGCTCGACGTTGAACTGGCCGAGCTCGTGTTGCATGTCCGCTCGGCCCAGCCGGGCAAGGACGGCGTCATTGATCAGCCGTGGCCGGCCCAACGGATCTACGAGATCGAGCTCGACCTCCATACCGATGGTGTCCTCATGACCGCCGAACCAGCCGCCGTCGACCATGCGCTGCATCGCGACAACGCACAGCTCGAGCCTGCGGCGCACCTCGTCGTCATGGCCGACAACCAAGGCGGAAGGGTCGATGCGGTCACCCACGGCGCACCTCCCGCGGCATAGCTGGACGTGGACCCGCTCAGCGGAGGCCCACTTGGGAATCTAGGCGCATGAGACGGGTCGAGCGACGCTTCAGCGTCGGAAGGCGGCTCCTCTCGAGCCGCCGCCCCTGGGCGGGTTCTCAGTTGCCTGCCTCGATTGCCGCGACGCGGGCGGCCGCGTCGGATCCGCAGAAGCGCTGGAGGTCCACCCCGCCCGCGGCGAGCAAGTCGTCGATCCGGCGTTTCAGGTCACCCGAGGAAAGGTGGGCATACAGGTTCGCACCCGGGCAAGACGTCTGGGCTAGGTCGCGATGGCCCGCCAGTGTGGCGGTCGCGACCCGAAAGGTCTGGGCGGCCCATGCAAACGCCCGCGCTGCCCCCTGAAGCTGGGCCTCCGACACGGCCTCCTGGTCGAAGTCTCCTTCGCAGAGGACTAGGAAATGACCCGTTGTGTCGTAGTCCGTCGCGGTGTCGCCCGCGATTTCGGTGCTCCGGAGTTCGTAGATGTTGCCATTGCGGTCGACGCCGACGTGATAGGCGATGTCGATCCACCCGTGCTGATCCTGGTGGTACCGCTGATCCTGTCGGAGGTGGCCCGGCGCATATCGGTTGTCACCGAGGACGACGGCCTCGTGGTGGAGCGTCATCCGAGTGATGGTGTGGCGCTTCCCACCGGAGCGGGCGGGCCGCGCGCCCCAGGCATCTCGGCATAGCAACAATGCCGAAGTGGTTGCCGTCAAGCTGGCGCGGGTCGTCGACGTCGCGGAAGGAGACGTCGAGCACCCACCGATCATGGACGCCACACCCATGCTGCCGGCCACCCCTAACAGCCGGCGACGACTGACAACGGCCGGCGGTTGATGGGGCCGGCCGGGCGCGGGCTCG contains:
- a CDS encoding CaiB/BaiF CoA transferase family protein — encoded protein: MLHDVRVLELSLFSPDALGGHLADLGAEVIKIEQPGGGGFRGGLFPPDNVQNLQWNRGKKSVTLDLKSEKGVAIFRRLAADATVVIDGLRAGAAERLGLGYDDVVELNPTVVYCSLNGMGSYGPYAKLPTHGLSFDCFAGLNPPLIEADGTPRLSAGATGTTGVLAGPLYAAMAVLAALHSARRDGRAQYVEVSQVDAAIAWNFQKLTAHANGLFGYSDGVHASLRYQYYETGDGNYVVFNALEDKFWRRFCEAVDRIDLYERGRARLGDDPHADEHLRSELTAIFKSRSRREWTEFFIATDIAGAPAFESSDLLDDEHVKARGMAYEPSAANRPRLRLIATPIKTKPDRPFAAELPPAVGAHTDEVLTTLAGCDETELAALHRDGVI
- a CDS encoding glutamate--cysteine ligase family protein, producing the protein MGDRIDPSALVVGHDDEVRRRLELCVVAMQRMVDGGWFGGHEDTIGMEVELDLVDPLGRPRLINDAVLARLGRADMQHELGQFNVELNLAPRLLHGQVLRDSERELAEVLDACRARIERLGVRLVAVGMLPTLSADELTVERISHNPRYALLSGRMRAARHRPFLVRVIDGREPVEFKTDSVAPEAATTSLQLHLRVPPDRFAAYYNAAQMIAGAQVAVAANSPYLLARQVWQETRITLLEQLLDTRRRGEVRAAAPARVRLGDRWVSGPVELFDDLVRLYRPLFPTLEAEDPGAALGAGRAPALRELRLHNGTVWRWNRPVYDVQAGRPQLRIENRVLPSGPTPVDMVANAAFYYGLVRALVDSDPPPWTQMSIAAAEQNLHRAARDGLAARLSWHGDDRPADQLIRDVLLPAAAAGLDAWGVDASDRDRYLGVIEARARCGRTGAVWQTRTVRYLEEHGLQRIVALREMTRRYAEHARSGAPAHEWPVP
- a CDS encoding N-acetylmuramoyl-L-alanine amidase → MTATTSALLLCRDAWGARPARSGGKRHTITRMTLHHEAVVLGDNRYAPGHLRQDQRYHQDQHGWIDIAYHVGVDRNGNIYELRSTEIAGDTATDYDTTGHFLVLCEGDFDQEAVSEAQLQGAARAFAWAAQTFRVATATLAGHRDLAQTSCPGANLYAHLSSGDLKRRIDDLLAAGGVDLQRFCGSDAAARVAAIEAGN
- a CDS encoding CaiB/BaiF CoA transferase family protein, with protein sequence MNILQGARIVEIADEIAGPYCGKLFADAGAEVIKVESPRGDRLRRRGTGRRADDDGALFTFLNAGKRSAVGVYGEPHVDGLIAGADIVIDAGACGRIDHDELLRRLPHLVIAVMSPFGLTGPSRDKPATEFTLQAESGTMGLRARPDQPPLQAGGRVFEWVLGSYAAVGALAAYLSARAGGGGEIIDCSLMEACHLSASGFIDLYYALAGSPPISAPPRMTELPSIEPTADGWVGFNTNTRQQFESFLLMIERDDLLEQDAAWALAPTRFERMEEWNKIVRDWTTRHTTEEVVELASALRIPVAQVNNGRTVLQHPHFKARGAWRVSADGSFTHPLPPYRINGTRPGSSPKPGPRLGELGASECPWSSRKSEVTQSPVNLPLAGIRIIDATAWWAGPSSTHILAALGADVIHLESIQHPDGARMTAAAFIDRPDWWERSAMFLATNTNKKGLTLDLSSAKGRELFFRLVEQVDLVVENFSPRVFENFGITWEALSAVNPRLIMTRMPAFGLDGPWRNNVGFAQTMEQMTGMAWVTGHEYDQPRIPRGPCDPLAGMHSAFAMLVGLRRREQTGRGSLVEVSMVEAALNAAAEQAIEYTAYGTILSRLGNRSRDAAPQGLYPCRGDEQWLAVSVASDAQWAALKTVLGRPGWSDDPALDTHEGRWRAHDLIDKQLEQWAAGQDCTEVAATLSASGVPASPLYDARLSPQHPQMIARGYFEHVDHSIVGQHQVPTIPFRFRSVDRWCRTPAPTVGEHNESILKELLGLDETAIEELTAESVIGTRLRGIG
- a CDS encoding aldehyde dehydrogenase family protein, encoding MAIRQYENFIDGRWTSDNAGALIDVVDPATEELVGRVLDGGAKQAVMAIEAARRAFDEGPWPWMSVRDRARILKRFSEIMESRHDELRELIVSEIGSVGFLTDFLQVGGAIEASHYYSDFVEHDVTWVETPGGPTVSPTGLGGTVVVREPVGVVGVITPFNFPFSINLQKCLPALAVGCTVVLKPHPWTPMNALELARIGEEAGIPAGVFNVVVGGGDVGEELSTNPLVDMIAFTGSTETGKRIREVSARTMKRAQLELGGKSAHIVLDDVTESDVAGIGFGQVLMHSGQACVAASRLLLPEHLLDSYIDGVKAMAPNLTIGDPRDPATVVGPLIREQQRRRVEGYVQSALDEGATLVVGGKRPEHLSRGFFYEPTAFVNCHNKMRICREEVFGPVLTVQTYQSQDEAIRIANDSDYGLAGLVMTHNAARGFNVARQIRTGTIIVQCCGGGPADPGLNPGNGEGPGWSVPARGMFNGGGPFGGFKHSGLGREQGRWGFEEFTEIKSISWM
- a CDS encoding ferredoxin, which encodes MRVRIDLDACQGHSRCALTYPEIFDVDDDAKAFVHVENIPPEWEDKALMAIANCPERAISMDE
- a CDS encoding amidohydrolase family protein, with product MEQDLQWLISVDDHIIEPPNVWVDRASAADRDRVPHVERINGVDTWVYERHRATVMGILVAAHQQPDDYSPLSVNYDDLPKVYFDPKARIPDMDEDHVIAGLNFPFFPRFCGQVFSQVQDRELGLKCLKAYNDYIIDEWCGAAPGRYIPMIIVPLWDTALAVAEVHRCADKGAKAIAFSENVHALGFPSIHSGEWDGFFAAANETKMPLCTHIGSSSVSPNTSPDAPFGVQSVNIGLNLAHSTTDWLFSGKLQKFPDLKIVLAEGGIGWIPYLLERAEHVASEYRYLRANNWTVDPATMRMSAIAADPAVFPESPRQLFRDHIYGCFIEDEFGAANLDYIGVENVMIETDYPHTDSLWPRSLEAALKSLEGRSDGDKYKVLQGNARRVFNFEPAPYPVAK